The genomic interval CTCCGATTTTGGGCTGCCTCACGTGCACGTGGATCTGTATCGGGCCATGCGGCGGAACGTCGAATACCTGATTGAGCTGGGGCACCGCGACATCGTCTTCCTCGGCGAATACGACGATCATGAGGAGAATCCGCGGTACGCGGGTTATCTCGATGCGATGCGCGATCATGGCCTCGTGGCCGGCGATCCGTTGGTTCAACTGGTCCCGTACCTGCGCGACACCATGTCGGCGGGTTACGAGCGCACGGCGTCCATGCTGGATCAGGGTATTCCGTTCACCGCGATTGCCGCCTCCAACGACCTGTTGGCGCTCGGCGCCATTCGGGCCCTCGCGGAGCGCGGCGTTCGTGTACCTCAAGATGTCTCCGTGATTGGCATCGACGACGTGGAACTCGCGCGCATGTCCACGCCGGCCCTGACCACGGCGCGGATTCCGAAGGCGGATGTGGGCGCGAAACTGGTTCAGCTGCTCTTGGATCAGGTGGAAGGCGTGGCGTCCGGGCCTCGAAGCGTCGAACTGCAGACGGAGCTCATCGTCCGGGAGTCGACGGGTTCGAGGTGTTAGTATGCTTAAACCGTGGAGGGGATTCTTGCGCCCTCCACGGTTTATTTGCCGAAAAGATTGGGTATTGACTTTCAACTTTATACTTACCTATACTGTCAGTAAGTAACCGTTTTCAAGAGGGAGGGAACAAGTCGGAATATATCTTGATGGCGGGTTTTGTCAATGTGGTCTCGAGTACACATGTGAGGGGGACATAAAATGCGCGCGAAGAAGATTAGATATGCGACAATGGCTGCATCTGTAGCGATGGCGGGAATCATGGCTTCCGGCTGCGGGACAAGTACCGCATCAAGGACCGGCACTGCGCCGACCCAACAGGAAAGCGCTTCGACTCACCAGCCCGTGACGATTACGGTGGCCTCCTGGAACGATGCTGCAGACTCCTTGAGGGCAGAGATCCCAGGATTCGAAAAAAAATACCCATGGATTAAAGTGAACGTGGAATATGTGGATGGGACGTATCAGAAGGTGATCCCAGAACTTGTTGCCGGAGACGCACCTGATATCATCCAGGTTCAGCAACGAGATTTTCAAACTTTCCTCCATAAGTTTCCGGGAGATTTTGTCGATTTGACTCCGTACATGAGCTCAATCAAAAATCATATAGCTCCTGTCGCGCTGGACGTAACTGTGCAAAACGGTCATATCTACGCTGCTCCGTGGGATCTGGGGCCGGCTGCGTTGTATTACCGAAAGGACCTGTTCCGCGAAGCGGGAATTAATCCAACTTCAATTAAGACCTGGTCTGATTACCTTGCTGCGGGTAAGAAGTTAGTCGCACATTTTCATGGAAAGGTTAAGATGCTAGCTGAGAACACGTCGGAGCCAAGCCAAGGCATTCAGACGACCCTCATGATCTTGGTCAATGAGCTTGGCGGAAGTTATGTGAATCAGAACGGAGATATTGATTTCTTAAACCCTCAACTCGAGAAGGCCATGAGTGTGATTCAGCAGTGGGGTAAGGCAGGGATTGTGGCGGATGCACCTACGTGGAACGACGGTATCGCTGCGTTTGCCAATGGACAGGTTGCCACGATTCTGTCGGCCGTTTGGTATGCCGGCACTATGATGAATAGTGCGCCCAAGCAAAGTGGTTTGTGGGGCATTGTTCCGCTTCCGGCATTCACGCCTGGTGGGAACAATGAAGCTGATACGGGTGGCTCTGTTTTGGCAATTACGAAAGACAGCAAGAATGTTCAGGCGGCCTGGGACTTCATTAATTACTGTTTGTATACCGTCCCGGGAGAGAATGTTCAGTTGAAATACGGTCTGTTCCCTTCGTGGGAGTCGTACTATACGGCTAAGGGTACTGACTTTGATCAGAATTTCCCTTACTTCGGAATGCCGATCTATAAGTTCTTCGCATCCGTATCGAAGCACATTCCGACTACCAACTATGGTGGCTATTTCGAGGATTACTCTCAACCGCTATCACAAGCTTACATTTCGGTATTTAAGGGCGCGAATATCGAACAAGCGCTTCAGACTGCCGAAACGAATGCCGCACGTATCTCTGGTCAACCCATTTCAAATGGATAAATATGTATATAACCAGCGGGACTTTGATGTTCCGCTGGTTCCCCATTTTTCATCAAGAGCGAACTTGAGGTGATATAAGTGTCTACTATTCAGCGAGAATCCGTCGTCACAGAGAGAGGAACTCGCTCGCTAACGCAGCTATTGCGTTTTCTGCGGCAACCTGGCGTTCCTTTGTGGATACCTTATGTGTTCATTACTCCCTTTTTCATCATATTTGCTGTTTTTATGCTCTATCCGATTGTCGATACTTTGGTCCTCTCCTTTGAAAACTGGTCCACTGTTCAGTCGACATGGGTTGGAATTCAAAATTATCGACTCGTGATAACAGACCCAGCGTTTTGGACTTCTCTACTGAATGACGCCTTCATTCTGCTTATTCAAGTTCCGTTTATGTTGTTCATTGCTACACTCCTAGCGGTCGCTTTGAATGCGCGCTTTCTCAAGCTGAAGTGGCTGTTCAGGCTCCTGATCTTCTTCCCGGTTCTGGTGGACGCGGTAACGTACACGATAGCATTTCAGTTAATTTTTAATCCTAGTTTCGGGATGATGAACTACCTTCTGCACCTTGTAGGGCTGCCGTCTATCAACTGGATAGGGAACTCGTGGGCTGCACGGTTGGCTATTTTTCTTGTGGTGACATGGAGATGGACTGGATATAACGCGATTATCATACTGTCCGGCCTTCAAAACATTCCTGAGGAGGTATATGAATCTGCCGTCGTCGACGGAGCAGGACGCGTGCGTACGTTCTTCCAAATCACCTTGCCTTTGCTGCGTCCGGTGATTCTCTTCTGTACGATCTTATCGACCGTTGGTACCTTACAGCTTTTCACGGAACCGTACATTCTAACAGGCGGTGGCCCCGGGAATGCAACAGAAACACCAATGTTGTATTTGTATAACATAGGATTTCAGAACTATAACTTCGGTCTCGCTTCGGCAGGAACGTACATCTTAACGACGATTATTGCCATACTCTCGTATTTTCAGATAAGAGTCTCTCGTGGGGGCGACTACAGTGCGTGAAAGCATCCCTGTCAGAGTTCTTAGTTATGTGTTTTTAGTCATTGCTGTTGTCGTGTCCATTTACCCTATTTATTGGATATACGTCGCATCAACCTTGTCTGATGGTCAGATTTTTCACTTTCCACCTGCTAATTGGTTTGGGGGTCATCTCCTGCAAAATGTGCGTATGCTCGAGTCCACAATGCCTGTGTGGAGGGACCTGGCAAATAGTATTGTAGTCTCAGGTATTACTACGATTAGCGTGGTGTTTTTCTCCGCAATGGTGGGCTTCGCGTTTGCGAAGTACCGTTTTTGGGCGAAATCTTTTCTATTCTTTGTAGTGCTAATCACTATCATGATACCTATGCAAACGACACTCATTCCTCTATTCATTATTGTGACTAAATTACACTGGGAGAATACTTACCAAGGTTTGATAGTTCCCTTTCTTGTAAATGGATTCGGTGTCTTCTTCATGAGGCAGCAAATGCAATCATTCCCCTCCGAATTGCTTGAGGCCTCGAGGATAGACGGGGCCAGCGAGTTTTATACGTTCTTTCGAATTGTAATGCCAAACATGCTGCCCTCTATGGCAGCGTTGGGCATCCTCACATTTCTACAACAATGGGGCAATTTTATCTGGCCGTTGATTGTAATTAATAGCAGAAACATGTCGACCGTTCCGCTTATGCTCGAGCAACTTGACCAACCGGGAAATGTCATACATTACGGTCCAATTTTTGCTGGAGCGGCTATCGGTCTAGTACCACTGATGATAGTCTTTGTTGCTTTGCAGAGATATTTTATATCGGGTATGTACAGTGGTTCTGTAAAGGGATGAGACCCATCCTTAACCCGCATGGAGGTAATGCGAGTGGAACAGAAATATGTCGAGAGCTTCTACCCTCCTTCGGACTATCGGTTGCCCCCTCGTGCGTTCTTCATACCGCACTCGACAGAGCGAGAAGCGCTCGCACGCGGATTCTACCGTGCGTCGACACAAGTGTTACCATTAGAAGGAAAGTGGAAGTTTCGCCTGTTTGACAATCCTCGCGCTGTGCCGACGGACGTGACTTGGATCGATTTCGACGACTCCTCATGGGAAGAAATACACGTGCCGTCGAACTGGCAGATGGAGGGCTATGGACGGCCACACTACACAAACGTGATGTACCCCTTTCCTGTTGACCCGCCCCGGGTTCCTTCGGAAAACCCGACGGGTTGTTACAGAACCAAATTTTTTCTGACACATCACGATGTAGGCAGGGTACACTTGAGGTTTGAAGGGGTCGACGGATTGTATCAAGTTTACGTGAACGGTCATGATATCGGTTTCGGATATGGTAGCCGATTGCCCTCGGAATTTGATATTACGGACTTTGTTCATGCCGGTGACAATGTACTTGTCGTGGTTGTGTGTCAGTGGTCAGCTCAGTCTTATCTTGAAGATCAGGACATGTGGTGGTTGTCTGGGATTTTTAGAGACGTATACATTCTGAAGAGACCTCAGATCTATTTATCCGATGTTCGGGTTCGAGCACTCTTGGGGACTGACGGACGGACAGGGTGTTTACATGTAGAAGTGGAGATTGGGGGAATTTTATCACGCGATAAGCCTGTTCCCTTGAGGTTTAAGCTGATTGATAGCATAGGGGATAGTGAAATCCTTGAAAACACGATGTTGTCCGATGGATTCGCGACTTACGAGGCCGAGATCCCTAACGTACGACCGTGGACAGCGGAAACGCCCAACCTGTATACGTTGCTGGTATCAATAGATCCGGATTCCTTGTACGCGGAACATGTTGCGTTACAAGTAGGATTTAGGAGAATTGAGATTGCCGATGGGCAGCTGAAGATCAATGGAGTCCCTATTGTGCTCAAAGGAGTAAACAGGCATGAGCACGACGCCCGTCTGGGCCGAGCTTTGACGCTGGATGTGATGATTCGCGATGTGCAGATGATGAAACAGAACAACATTAATGCCGTTCGTACCAGTCATTACCCTCACCATCCTGTGTTCTATGATCTGTGTGATCGCTACGGTTTGTATGTTCTAGACGAAGCTGATCTCGAGTGCCACGGCTTCGCATTGACAGGGAACTGGGACCGATTGAGTGACGACCCGCAGTTGGAACAGGCGTACGTTGATCGCCTGGAGCGGATGATCTGCCGCGACCGCAATCATGCGTGTGTAATTATGTGGTCTCTTGGTAATGAGTCTGGGTATGGTCGTAACCATAGAGCCATGGCAGAACGGGCAAGGGCCATAGACCCGACGAGACCCGTACACTACGAAGGTGAAACAAGGAGGCTGCTAGAGCTTGGTTCTGATTTACAACACGCCGTGATGGATGTGTACAGCACAATGTACACATCCGTCGATGAATTGAGCAGGCTTGGGGAATTGGAGCTTCCTAAACCACATATATTATGTGAATTTGCCCATGCGATGGGGAACGGGCCAGGTGGTCTTAAGGAGTACGTTGAGCTATTTTATCAACAGCGAAGGTTGCAGGGTGGGTTTGTATGGGAGTGGATTGATCACGGAATTCTGGCCTATACATCTGATGGCAGACCGTACTTCGCGTACGGCGGTGATTTTGGAGATGTTCCGAACGACTTAAATTTCGTTATTGACGGACTGTTATTTCCTGACCGAACTCCTTCGCCGGGGCTTTTCGAGTACAAGAAAGCAATTGAGCCGGTAAGAGTTCTTGAGTTCGATCGTTCATCAGGGATCATCAAGGTCCAGAACCGCTATGATTTTCTCTGTCTCGATTGCCTAGTAGCGGAGTGGTCGCTTCAGGATGAACAGTCAGTGTTGGCCGGTGGCATACTTGAACTAGAGCCAGTACCACCCAGGAGCATTGGACAAATAAGGGTACCATGCGCCGAAATCCTTAATCGGCACAGAGATCGGTGCTTGACTCTGACTGTAAGATTCCTTTTGCGCCACCCAACCGACTATGCGCCAGCGTTCCACGAAGTTGCGAGTTTTTGCGAGTATGTTGAACGCAGTTGCCAGAATGCAAGCATCGACATATATCGGCCGGTTACAAGATTTGAAATCGTAGAAAAGGGTAGTAGTCTATGCATCTATGACGATTCGTTCTCCGTTGAGTTCGATTTGCTACGGGGGAGGATCTCTGGGGTAGGATATCGTGGCTCACAAATCATTATGTCACCGCTCTCAATGTCGTTTTGGAGAGCGCCTACAGATAATGACGATCCACCGAATCGAGAAATGTTTTCGGTTGCCAAAGTATGGCGCGATTACGGTGTCGATCGGCTCTCAGAGTCCGTGTCAAACATAGAAATCAAAAAACATGACAACGTCGTGCGCGCTCTAGTTGAGTCGCGTGTCGCGCCTGCCGGGCTCTCCTGGGGTATGGCGTTGCAGTATGAGTACATTTTCTTACGCGGTGGGTTGGTCATGGTACGAATTTGCGGTAAACCCGAAGGAGCTTATCCTCCAACCTTGCCTCGTATAGGACTGTTAACGACCATTCACCTCGACTTCGAATACGTGAGTTGGTTTGGACGAGGACCCGGTGAGAGTTACCGCGATTCTAAGGAGTCACAACTCATTGGGAGATATAGGAGGTTGGCTGATGAACTTTATACCCCGTATGTGTATCCGCAAGAGAACGGTAATCGGACAGATGTGTATTGGATCTCGATTACAAATAAATACATGGAGGGTCTGTTCATAACAGGCCCACAACCTTTGAATTTTCAAGTGAGCAGATTCAGTGTGGAGGACCTCGAGCGCGCTCGGCATCCATATGAGTTAGAAGAAAGTCCTTGGAGATACCTCCGAATTGACTTTTCTCACCATGGGCTTGGCAGCGCGAGTTGTGGTCCTGGTCCTCTTCCTGAGCATCAATTGCGTACTGAGCCATTCGAATGGACTCTGTGCTTCGCACCCCTCGCGCGACACGAGATCGATGAGTCGATCCTCCATCAAGTGGTCACGGAAAGGTTGAAGTTCATTTAGTTTGACATGGTATTTGCTCTCCCGGCGCGGCCTTGACGCGCGCCGGGGGGCGGCGTATTGTAGACGTATCACGGCTGATGAGAGGAGAACAGCCGAGCGGAGGGGGCCGAAAGGCCCGTTGAGATGAGGGGAGCGGAGGATAGCCATGCTGTTGATGATCGACAACTTTGACTCGTTTACTTACAACCTCGTTCAATATTGTTTGGAACTAGGTGCCGACGTGGTCGTGCGCCGCAACGACGTGTCCTTGGAGGAGCTGAAGGCGTTGCGGCCGGCAGGTGTCCTGGTGTCTCCCGGCCCGTGTTCCCCGCGCGAAGCGGGTGTTTCGGTGGATGCCATTCGATACTTCGCGGGGCGCGTCCCTCTGTTGGGCGTGTGCCTGGGCCATCAGTCCCTCGGGTACGCGTACGGAGGCAAAGTCGTCCGCGCGCGCGAACCGGTTCACGGGAAAACCTCGATGATTCTCCACAACGGTTCAGACCCCTTGTTTCGCGACATCCCCTCTCCGTTTCGGGCTACGAGATATCACTCCCTGGTCGTGGATCGCGAGTCGCTTCCCGACGCGTTCGTCGTCACGGCCGAGGTGGACGGTTACATCATGGCCATGCGCCACCGGCCGACGGGCGCGGTGGGCGTGCAGTTTCACCCGGAGAGCATCCTGACCGACCACGGGAAGACCATGATCCGCAACTTTTTGGCGGACGTGGCGTGATCGCGAGACGGAGGGGATTTCACGATGAGACAATCAAGGCTTTCCGCTGAGATGGGCGTCGATCCGTATTATCTTTACCTGGCGCTCCGCGATGACCTCGGTCCTGGGCGAGTCTTTTTGCTGGAGGCCGGGCGCGAAGACATTCAGAGCGATTACCAGATGAGCCTCATTGGAATGGCGCCGCTCGTCGAGGTCCAGGTGCGCGATCACGTCGTCAGCGTGTTCGCTCACCCGAAGCTCGCGGCTCATGTGTTTTCGATCGCGCGGTCGGCCGGTGTCGAGGTCTCGCGTGCGCCGTATCCGTGGGAGAGTGTGGTTGGCGGGGACGTGGTCCACGTGCAGGCCCAAGACCCCATGGCGCTCCTCGACAGGATTCGAGCGGCGCTGTGCGAGTTGCTGTGCGGCCCGGACGGAGAGTCGTTCAGCGCGGGTTTCCTCGGCTACGTGGCGTACGACGCCATTCGCTATCTTGAGCGCGTGCCCATGACGGCCGAGGATGATCGCCATCTTCCCGAAATCCGCCTGCTCTGGCATGCGGCCGTCGCGCAGTTGTCGGGGAGCACGGTCACGGTGTTTCGCCAGGACGACGCGCCGGTGTTGCGGGCGGATGCGAAACTCGCTCAGGAGCTTGACGAGATGGAGAGGCGCATCGCCGCGGTCTGCCGCGAGGGACTTGCGATATCGCCCGTTCTGGACGAGATGGCCGAGATGGGCGTGGACGCTCCCGTCATCACCTACGACGTTCCGAAGGACGTGTACTGCCGGAATGTCGAGATCGCCATCGAGTACATTCGGGCGGGCGACATTTTTCAGGTGGTTCCTTCGACCCGCATGCAGGTGCGCGGCGGCTTGCCTCCGCTTGCAGCGTACGATCGTCTGCGGCGGCTGAACCCGTCCCCGTACATGTTTGTGGCGGAGTACCCTGGCATGGTGCTCTACGGCGCGAGCCCCGAGGTGCAGTTCCGCGCGCTCCGAGGGCGGGCGGAGATGAAGCCCATCGCCGGGACGACGCGGGGCCGCGGACAATCTCCAGAAGAGGACGCTCGCCTCGTGGCGGAGCTGAAGCGGGACGTCAAAGAGAACGCGGAGCACGTGATGCTCGTGGATTTGTGTCGGAACGATCTCGGCCGCGTCGCCAAGCCGGGGACCGTGGCGGTGCCTGAGCTGATGGTGGTGGAGCGCTACTCCCACCTGTATCACCTGGTGTCCCGCGTCACCGCGGAACTCCGCGACGACGTGAGCGTGTTCCACGCGCTGTTGACCACCTTTCCGAACGGGACCTTGTCGGGTGCGCCGAAGATTCGAGCCATGGAGATCATCGACGAGCTCGAACCGTATCGGCGTGGGCCGTACGGAGGATTCATCGGCATGGTCGACGCGTGGGCCAATGCCAACACGGCCATCTTCATTCGGAGTGTCGTCGCCATTGGGGATGTGCAGTACGTGCAGGTGGGCGCGGGCGTGGTGTACGACTCGGTGCCGGAGCGTGAGTGGGACGAGTGCCACTTCAAGGCGGGGGCCATCCTGGACGTGCTGACGGGATCGCGCGCAAAGCCCATTCCGGTGAAGTGAAGCCTCGAGCGATTGTGCACCATCGAACGATGGCGCGGGCGTAAGGTGGGCGATGGATCCGTCGCCCGCGCGCCCGCTGCGTCTTCGAACGTTTCAACTCACGCGAAAAGGGCTGCCCCAAGGTGCCTTTGCACCTTTGAGACAGCCCTTCTCCTTTGGCGCGTCCGGAGGGATTCGAACCCCCGACCTATGGCTCCGGAGGCCAGCGCTCTATCCACTGAGCTACGGACGCAAGCGACGATATGTATCATAGCAGGGCGATGGGGAGAATGCAAGCCGTCCAGCGACAATCGCTGGACGGCGCGGTGGCGCTTCCATGGGGCTTGCCTTGGCACTCGGTTCAAAGGCTGCTCGATTCGTCAGCATCGTAGTGCTCATGGTATTCCTCGTGCATGACAGGGCCTTGTGCCATGGGGTGATGAGGGGCGTAGCCGTACATGGGCCCCGTTTCGATGACCTCGTCATACTCGGTGTACGCCACGGTCGCGACCGGCGCGGGTGCGGGCGCTGTGTGGTACACGCCGACGCCCGCCGGCACGAGGAGAAAGAACAGCACGAAAATCACCAGGAACACCACAGCCCATCGGGTGTATCCGCCAAATGCACCCATGCGAACATCCCTCCTTGCGAAGTTACTGCATGAAATGATGGGACATCGGCCCGGCGATACGGGCATTCGCACAGAGCCCGCGATCTGGGCGCGATTAGCAAAGAACGGAAGTTGCCCTCCGAATCCTCCATTCGCTATACTGAATATCAATACAGAATGGAGGATGTTTATACATGTCGAACGTGCGGGTCGGGATCGTGGGTCCCACCGGATATGCGGGCATGGAACTGGTGCGCCTCGTCGCGGGACACCCGCGGATGACCCTGGTGTACTTGGCAGGATCGGGCGCTCGCACGGGTCCGCTCGATGCGCATCTGCCTCATCTGCATGTGCTGGCAGACGCCCTGCCGCCCGTCGAGCCCCTGGATGTGCACAAGGCCGCGGACTTGTGCGATCTCGTCTTCGTCGCGCTGCCCTCCGGGGAGTCGGGCCGGGTGGCGTGGGAGATTGCGCAGGCTGGGTTGGATCGAGGCGTCAAGGTCATCGACCTGTCCGGCGATCTCCGGCTTCCGCCGGAGGCGTACGAGGCGTGGTACGGAAGGCCGCCTTTGCCGCGAGAGGCCATCGCGCAAGCTTGCTACGGCTTGCCTGAGCGCCATCGCGAGTCGATTCGCGAGGCGTCGCTCGTGGCGAACCCCGGGTGCTACGCGACGGCCTGCGCCCTCGCGGTCTTGCCTCTGGGGAATCTCCTCGCCGACGTAAAGGGGCCCATCGTGTTCGACGCCAAGTCCGGCGTCACCGGCGCGGGGCGTGCGCCGAAGGAGCATCTTCACCTCGGCGAACTCGCGAACGACGTGTATCCCTATCGGGTGGGCCAGCATCAGCACACGCCCGAGATCGAACAAGCGCTCGGCGGCGCGGTGCGCGTGCTCCTCACGACGCAGCTCTTGCCGATCCCAAGGGGGATTTTGGTGTGCGCCTATATTCCCATCCCGCCGGACGAGGCGCCGATGGTGTATGATCGGTACGCGTCGTTTTGTGAGCGCGAGCCGTTTGTGCGGTTGCTGCCGGACGGCCAGCTGCCGCACATCAAGGCCGTGAACGGGACCAACGAGTGCCACCTGGCCGTGCGCTGGGATGAGCGATCGCGGCTGCTTCAGGTGTTCACGGCCATCGACAACCTCGGAAAGGGCGCGGCGGGGCAGGCCGTCCAAAATGCGAACCTGATGTTTGGCTGGCCTGAGCGAGAAGGTCTGAATCTCGTCCCGCTGTGGATGTGAGGTGAGATGGGCGTGATCGTCATCAAGCTCGGAGGGTCGCTCGAAGGGGGCGCCGAGATGGCGCTCGCAGGCGCCGTGCAGGAGGTCAGGCGGCGAGGATGGCCGGTGGTATTGGTGCACGGGGGCGGGCCGCGCATTTCCAAGCGGCTTCGGGATGCGGGCATCGAGTTGCCGTTTGTGAATGGGCTCCGGCAGACCACCTCGGAAGCCATGCCGCACGTGGTGGCCGCGCTCGCCGAATGCAACCGCGACATCGCGGAAGCCTTGGCCCGGCACGGCGTGCCCGTGGCCGCATTTGCCGATGGTGAGGTCGTCGTGGCGAAGGACGTGGGACGCCATCGCACGGGGGACGTGGCCGCTATCCGCGTCGATCCGGTGCGGGCGGCGGTGGCATCGGGGCGGGTGCCGGTGATTGCGCCGTTCGGCCGCGACGCCGCTGGGCAGCCCTACAACATCAACGCGGACCATGTCGCGAGTCACATCGCGCGCGCACTCGGCGCGACACGGCTGGTGTTTCTGACGGACGTGCCGGGCATCTACCGCGACTTTGAAGCGGGCGATCTGCTGCTCGACACGACCGCACGTGAACTGGAGCACCTCCTCCAGGCGGGCGCGTTCAGCACGGGCATGATTCCCAAGGTGAACGCCGTGCTGCACGCCGTCCAACACGGGGTGCGCGAAGTCTGGGTGGTGGACGGCCGGGACCAAGAGGCTGTGCGAATGGCCGCGCTAGGAATGAGCGAGAGGCGAGCCGCTGGAACGAGGCTTGCCGCGCATACAGAAGGAGTGACGGCATGAAGACGGCGCTGGGGCAGTTGGCGGACCAGGTCCTGTTTCAGAACTATGGCAAGCGAGATATCGCCCTTGTCCGAGGCGAGGGCGCGTACGTGTACGACGACGAGGGCAGGCGGTACCTCGATTTCACGGCGGGTATCGCCGTGTGCAACCTCGGCCACGCGCATCCGGGCGTGACCGAGGTGATTGAGCGGCAGGCGAGGACGCTCGTGCACGTCTCCAACCTGTTTCTCATCGAGGGTCAGGTGGAACTGGCGGAAAAGTTGACCCGTTTGGCGGATCGCGGCACGGGGCCGTATCGGGCCATGTTCGTGAACACGGGCACGGAGGCCAACGAAGGAGCCCTAAAGCTCGCCCGGCGATATCAGTACGTCAGCGGGCATCCCGAGAAGACCCGCGTGGTGGCGCTGCCCAACAGTTTTCACGGTCGAACGATGGGCTCCTTGTCGGTGACGTCCAACCCCAAGTACCGCGAGGGCGTGACGCCGCTTGTACCCGGCTTTGAGGTGGCGGACACCTATGAAGGCGCCATCGACATGCTGGACGATAAGACCGCGGCATGCATCGTCGAGGTCGTGCAGGGCGAAGCAGGCGTGCGGCCTGTGGACAAGGGCCTTCTCCAGAGCTTGGCCGCGCGCGCCAAGGAATTGGGCGCGCTGCTCATTGTGGACGAGGTCCAGACCGGCGTGGGGCGAACGGGGCGCTTCTTCGGATTCGAGCACTTCGATTTGTCGCCGGATATCATCACCATGGCGAAGGGCCTTGGCAACGGAATTCCCACGGGAGCCATTCTGGCCAAACAGCATGTGGCGGACGCATTCACGCCCGGCATGCACGGATCGACCTTCGGCGGCAACCCGTTCGCGATGGCGGTCGCGAACTATGTGGTGGACGTGGTGCGCGATCCGGCCTTCCTCGATCGCGTCCGGCGGGTGGGTGAAGCGCTTCGCCGCGTGCTCGAAGCAAACTTCGACGGCGTGACTGGCCTTGGGCTCATGTGGGGGTTTGACGTGGACGACGCGTCGACGTGGCGCAAGCGCGCCGCGGAGCGCGGGCTTCTCGTGACCGCGTGCGGGCCCAAACGCATCCGGGTCGTTCCGCCGCTCATCATCGACGAACAGCATGTCGAAGAATTTGAGACCATCGTCAAAAAAATCGGCCGCGCCTGACGAGGGGCGCGGCCTCCGCGGTTTGGTCTTTCGCAATTGCGCTGAATTTGATATAGTATTCTTGCGTTGGCGCCGCACGGCGCTTCAGGCTTCCTTGGCCTGTTTCAACGGTTGGAAATGGCGCGTGTAGTACACCATCGCGACTTCATCGCAGTGATAGAACTTGTTACAGTAGATGCAATCCTTCCACACTTTATGCGGCAGCGTTTCCTTCCGCACGACGTGAAAGTTCAGTTTCTCAAAAAATCGGGTCTGATACGTCAGAGAGAGCACCTGCGCGATGCCGAGGTCTTCCGCCTCTTTTAACAGCGCTTTGACAATCTGACTGCCCACGCCTTTCCCGTGCGCTTCAGGTGAAACAGCGAGCGAACGGATTTCAGCGAGATCCGTCCACAGGACGTGCAATCCCCCAACGCCGATGACGCGCCCATCTTCCACCGCGACCGTGAAGCACTGCAGATGTTCACAGAGCGATTTGATGGTGCGCGGCAGCATCAGTCCCATATCGGCAAAGTGTTGAATGAGTCGTTGCATATCTTCGACGTCCGCTGAGGTCGCCTTCCGGATGTCCAACGCGGCTCCTCCTCTCCCGTTGCACTCATGTTATAACACGGGATGGCATGATTATTCAAGAAGTCGTATAATGTTTCATAGCCGTTTCGGATCGCCCGTGGCTCG from Alicyclobacillus acidocaldarius subsp. acidocaldarius DSM 446 carries:
- a CDS encoding anthranilate synthase component I family protein, with the protein product MRQSRLSAEMGVDPYYLYLALRDDLGPGRVFLLEAGREDIQSDYQMSLIGMAPLVEVQVRDHVVSVFAHPKLAAHVFSIARSAGVEVSRAPYPWESVVGGDVVHVQAQDPMALLDRIRAALCELLCGPDGESFSAGFLGYVAYDAIRYLERVPMTAEDDRHLPEIRLLWHAAVAQLSGSTVTVFRQDDAPVLRADAKLAQELDEMERRIAAVCREGLAISPVLDEMAEMGVDAPVITYDVPKDVYCRNVEIAIEYIRAGDIFQVVPSTRMQVRGGLPPLAAYDRLRRLNPSPYMFVAEYPGMVLYGASPEVQFRALRGRAEMKPIAGTTRGRGQSPEEDARLVAELKRDVKENAEHVMLVDLCRNDLGRVAKPGTVAVPELMVVERYSHLYHLVSRVTAELRDDVSVFHALLTTFPNGTLSGAPKIRAMEIIDELEPYRRGPYGGFIGMVDAWANANTAIFIRSVVAIGDVQYVQVGAGVVYDSVPEREWDECHFKAGAILDVLTGSRAKPIPVK
- a CDS encoding glycoside hydrolase family 2 TIM barrel-domain containing protein, encoding MRVEQKYVESFYPPSDYRLPPRAFFIPHSTEREALARGFYRASTQVLPLEGKWKFRLFDNPRAVPTDVTWIDFDDSSWEEIHVPSNWQMEGYGRPHYTNVMYPFPVDPPRVPSENPTGCYRTKFFLTHHDVGRVHLRFEGVDGLYQVYVNGHDIGFGYGSRLPSEFDITDFVHAGDNVLVVVVCQWSAQSYLEDQDMWWLSGIFRDVYILKRPQIYLSDVRVRALLGTDGRTGCLHVEVEIGGILSRDKPVPLRFKLIDSIGDSEILENTMLSDGFATYEAEIPNVRPWTAETPNLYTLLVSIDPDSLYAEHVALQVGFRRIEIADGQLKINGVPIVLKGVNRHEHDARLGRALTLDVMIRDVQMMKQNNINAVRTSHYPHHPVFYDLCDRYGLYVLDEADLECHGFALTGNWDRLSDDPQLEQAYVDRLERMICRDRNHACVIMWSLGNESGYGRNHRAMAERARAIDPTRPVHYEGETRRLLELGSDLQHAVMDVYSTMYTSVDELSRLGELELPKPHILCEFAHAMGNGPGGLKEYVELFYQQRRLQGGFVWEWIDHGILAYTSDGRPYFAYGGDFGDVPNDLNFVIDGLLFPDRTPSPGLFEYKKAIEPVRVLEFDRSSGIIKVQNRYDFLCLDCLVAEWSLQDEQSVLAGGILELEPVPPRSIGQIRVPCAEILNRHRDRCLTLTVRFLLRHPTDYAPAFHEVASFCEYVERSCQNASIDIYRPVTRFEIVEKGSSLCIYDDSFSVEFDLLRGRISGVGYRGSQIIMSPLSMSFWRAPTDNDDPPNREMFSVAKVWRDYGVDRLSESVSNIEIKKHDNVVRALVESRVAPAGLSWGMALQYEYIFLRGGLVMVRICGKPEGAYPPTLPRIGLLTTIHLDFEYVSWFGRGPGESYRDSKESQLIGRYRRLADELYTPYVYPQENGNRTDVYWISITNKYMEGLFITGPQPLNFQVSRFSVEDLERARHPYELEESPWRYLRIDFSHHGLGSASCGPGPLPEHQLRTEPFEWTLCFAPLARHEIDESILHQVVTERLKFI
- a CDS encoding anthranilate synthase component II; its protein translation is MLLMIDNFDSFTYNLVQYCLELGADVVVRRNDVSLEELKALRPAGVLVSPGPCSPREAGVSVDAIRYFAGRVPLLGVCLGHQSLGYAYGGKVVRAREPVHGKTSMILHNGSDPLFRDIPSPFRATRYHSLVVDRESLPDAFVVTAEVDGYIMAMRHRPTGAVGVQFHPESILTDHGKTMIRNFLADVA